Proteins found in one Methylobacterium sp. CB376 genomic segment:
- a CDS encoding DUF2493 domain-containing protein: MRVLICGGRDYARARHLRERLDALAAEHKFTLVVTGGATGADTLADRWAEARGIDRVICPANWVGRSKLAGPDRNGLMLRLVRPDLVVAFEGGAGTADLLRQARAAKVRVIQVPEEDEPPLEDNPLLFPDVVGETGADAPQGTEAPQGADPAPAAEGSARTSAPRPVPRSGRFGRGTR; encoded by the coding sequence ATGCGAGTTCTCATCTGCGGCGGGCGCGACTACGCCCGGGCCCGCCATCTGCGCGAGCGGCTGGACGCCCTCGCAGCGGAGCACAAGTTCACCCTCGTCGTCACGGGCGGGGCGACCGGCGCGGACACGCTGGCGGACCGCTGGGCCGAGGCCCGGGGGATCGACCGGGTGATCTGCCCCGCCAACTGGGTCGGGCGCAGCAAGCTCGCCGGCCCGGACCGCAACGGGCTGATGCTCCGCCTCGTCCGCCCCGATCTGGTGGTCGCCTTCGAGGGAGGCGCCGGCACGGCGGACCTGCTGCGGCAAGCCCGGGCGGCGAAGGTCCGGGTCATCCAGGTCCCGGAGGAGGACGAGCCCCCGCTGGAGGACAACCCCCTGCTATTCCCGGACGTCGTGGGGGAGACGGGGGCGGACGCCCCGCAGGGGACTGAAGCCCCGCAGGGGGCCGATCCCGCCCCGGCCGCCGAGGGCAGCGCGCGCACCAGCGCCCCGCGGCCCGTCCCGCGCTCGGGCCGCTTCGGGAGGGGCACGCGATGA
- a CDS encoding DUF7831 domain-containing protein, translating to MPVRYEAGITRATLRANRATLYVYGDNSAGVGLGGQAKEMRGEPNAVGLVTKRAPATYPAAYLSDDDLETVRRLWVAPYRRLRDHLAAGGDVVWPKRNIGTGRAELPARAPAVWAALERLRAALDPPTPQPADR from the coding sequence GTGCCGGTGCGCTACGAGGCCGGGATCACCCGGGCGACGCTGCGCGCCAACCGAGCGACCCTCTACGTCTACGGCGACAACAGCGCCGGGGTCGGCCTCGGCGGGCAGGCGAAGGAGATGCGGGGCGAGCCCAACGCGGTCGGCCTCGTGACCAAGCGGGCGCCGGCCACCTACCCCGCCGCCTACCTCTCGGACGACGACCTGGAGACGGTTCGCCGCCTCTGGGTCGCGCCCTACCGCCGCCTGCGGGACCACCTCGCCGCGGGCGGGGACGTCGTCTGGCCGAAGCGCAACATCGGGACGGGACGGGCGGAGCTGCCGGCCCGCGCCCCCGCGGTCTGGGCGGCGCTGGAGCGCCTGCGGGCGGCTCTAGACCCTCCCACCCCTCAACCGGCAGACAGGTAG
- a CDS encoding GNAT family N-acetyltransferase translates to MTASFYWRGMLHADVPAVAALAAEVYPSQLWEDIDALAARRQIGTGLVLVAPPGARVYGYLLAHPWDLSAPPLTAELDAPPQPETLWLHDLALVPEARGRGLADVAIRRFLAWAALFRSGSLVALDPVAARFWGRRGFRPVLDCSATYVPGAVLMRRPS, encoded by the coding sequence GTGACCGCCTCCTTCTACTGGCGCGGGATGCTTCACGCCGACGTCCCCGCAGTCGCCGCGCTCGCGGCCGAAGTCTACCCCTCCCAGCTCTGGGAGGACATCGACGCCCTCGCGGCGCGCCGGCAGATCGGGACGGGCCTCGTCCTGGTCGCCCCCCCGGGCGCCCGGGTCTACGGCTACCTGCTCGCGCACCCCTGGGACCTCTCCGCGCCGCCCCTGACCGCGGAGCTGGACGCCCCGCCGCAGCCTGAGACGCTGTGGCTTCACGACCTCGCCCTCGTCCCGGAGGCCCGCGGGCGCGGGCTGGCCGACGTCGCGATCCGGCGTTTCCTCGCCTGGGCGGCCCTGTTCCGGTCCGGCTCGCTCGTCGCCCTCGACCCGGTCGCCGCCCGCTTCTGGGGCCGCCGCGGCTTCCGGCCGGTGCTCGATTGCAGCGCGACCTACGTCCCCGGCGCGGTCCTGATGCGGAGGCCGTCGTGA
- a CDS encoding IS630 family transposase (programmed frameshift): MGRPYSQDLRERVVDAAAAASCRQAAARFGVGIATSIRWMAALTATGTVAARPQGRARRSKLDPHEAFLRALIAQTDDITLEEMRARLWDERDLTVGLGTLWSFLDERDLTYKKKTAHAAEQDRPDVREAREAWFEGQPDLDPARLVLLDETWISTNMARLRGRAPRGERLRSPVPLGHWKTTTFVAGLRLSGITAPFVLDGPINRDAFQAYVAHVLVPELEPGDIVVMDNLGSHKGPAVRAAIEAAGARLLFLPPYSPEFNPIEMAFSKLKALLRKAAERTVEGLWSAIGRLVDTVTPDECANFFAAAGYDPD, from the exons ATGGGCCGACCCTACAGCCAGGACCTGCGTGAGCGCGTGGTGGATGCCGCTGCGGCGGCCTCCTGTCGGCAGGCGGCGGCGCGCTTCGGGGTCGGGATCGCGACCTCGATCCGCTGGATGGCCGCCCTCACGGCCACCGGAACGGTGGCGGCGCGTCCGCAGGGCCGGGCGCGCCGCTCGAAGCTTGATCCGCACGAGGCCTTTCTGCGCGCCCTGATCGCACAGACCGACGACATCACGCTGGAAGAGATGCGCGCCCGGCTGTGGGATGAGCGGGATCTCACGGTGGGGCTGGGCACGCTGTGGAGCTTTCTCGATGAGCGTGACCTGACGTACA AGAAAAAGACAGCCCACGCCGCCGAGCAGGATCGCCCGGACGTGAGAGAGGCGCGCGAGGCGTGGTTCGAGGGCCAGCCCGATCTCGACCCGGCGCGCCTCGTGCTCCTCGACGAGACCTGGATCTCGACCAACATGGCCCGCCTGCGTGGGCGCGCGCCGCGCGGCGAGCGACTGCGCTCGCCCGTGCCACTCGGTCACTGGAAAACGACCACCTTCGTGGCGGGTCTGCGCCTGTCTGGGATCACCGCACCCTTCGTGCTGGACGGTCCGATCAACCGCGACGCCTTCCAGGCTTATGTCGCGCACGTGCTGGTGCCTGAACTCGAGCCCGGCGACATCGTCGTGATGGACAACCTGGGCAGCCACAAAGGGCCAGCCGTGCGCGCCGCCATCGAAGCGGCGGGTGCGCGGTTGCTTTTCCTTCCGCCCTACTCGCCCGAGTTCAACCCGATCGAGATGGCCTTCTCCAAGCTCAAGGCGCTCCTGCGCAAGGCCGCCGAGCGCACCGTCGAGGGGCTCTGGTCGGCCATCGGGAGGCTCGTCGACACCGTCACGCCCGACGAGTGCGCCAACTTCTTCGCCGCGGCAGGCTATGATCCAGATTAA